In one Paraburkholderia azotifigens genomic region, the following are encoded:
- a CDS encoding alpha/beta fold hydrolase, with protein sequence MFRSILPRLAVLIALAQVFTNACAAADSSDPTEHAADFIAHDFRFSEGTVFPELRIHYVTLGTPQRDAHGDIANAVLLLHGTTGTGKAFLTPLMRKELFAAGEPLDTRRYFIVIPDGLGRGGSSKPSDGMRTKFPHYGYGDVVEADHRLLVDGLRVRHLKLVLGTSMGGMQTWMWGERYPGMADALMPIASQPIAMAGRNWLWRQMIVGAIRSDPGWQDGNYTAPPTQWTRVMPVFTLITGNAARMQEQAPDRAAATRLTESIVTDAARSDPNDVLYWFESSWDYDPEPNLGAIRGRLFAINFADDLINATDLGVMQRLIGKVPQGRYVEMPETAQSYGHQTLAHPEVWKPYLIQLMNGTNGTNGT encoded by the coding sequence GTGTTTCGTTCGATCCTTCCCCGGCTTGCCGTACTCATCGCGCTTGCGCAGGTTTTTACCAACGCTTGCGCAGCCGCAGATTCATCCGATCCCACCGAACATGCCGCCGATTTCATCGCGCATGACTTCCGCTTCTCCGAGGGCACGGTCTTTCCCGAACTGCGCATCCACTACGTGACGCTCGGCACGCCGCAACGAGACGCGCATGGCGACATCGCGAACGCGGTGCTGCTGCTGCACGGCACGACGGGCACTGGCAAGGCGTTTCTCACGCCGCTGATGCGCAAGGAACTGTTCGCCGCGGGCGAGCCGCTCGACACGCGGCGCTATTTCATCGTGATTCCCGATGGCCTCGGTCGCGGCGGCTCGAGCAAGCCGAGCGACGGCATGCGCACGAAGTTTCCGCACTACGGCTATGGCGACGTAGTCGAAGCGGATCACAGGCTGCTCGTCGACGGGCTCAGGGTGCGGCATCTGAAGCTGGTGCTCGGCACGTCGATGGGCGGCATGCAGACGTGGATGTGGGGCGAGCGCTATCCGGGCATGGCCGACGCGCTGATGCCGATCGCCAGCCAGCCGATCGCAATGGCGGGGCGCAACTGGCTGTGGCGGCAGATGATCGTCGGCGCGATTCGCAGCGATCCCGGCTGGCAGGACGGCAACTACACGGCGCCGCCCACGCAATGGACACGCGTGATGCCCGTCTTCACGCTGATCACGGGCAACGCGGCACGCATGCAGGAACAGGCGCCCGACCGCGCGGCGGCGACCCGGTTGACGGAGTCGATCGTGACGGACGCTGCGAGAAGCGATCCGAACGATGTGCTGTACTGGTTCGAATCGTCGTGGGACTACGACCCGGAGCCGAATCTCGGTGCGATTCGCGGGCGTCTGTTCGCCATCAATTTCGCCGACGACCTGATCAACGCTACCGATCTCGGCGTGATGCAGCGGCTGATCGGCAAGGTGCCGCAGGGGCGGTATGTGGAGATGCCGGAGACGGCGCAATCGTACGGACACCAGACGCTCGCGCACCCCGAAGTCTGGAAGCCGTACCTGATCCAGCTGATGAACGGCACTAACGGAACGAATGGCACGTGA
- a CDS encoding SRPBCC family protein, whose translation MNMNEAPGVFDGTQTVRFERLLPGPIERVWAYLTESDKRSQWLASGAMPPLTGGDFMMHFDHSRLSATQEVPPEPYRQYAGGHESLHRLLRFEPPHVLGFTWGSIQDNLSEVTFELSEAGDQVKLVLTHRNLSGRDEQLDVGPGWHSHLDVLSERLNGGAPASFWTLFEKIKARYDAL comes from the coding sequence ATGAATATGAACGAAGCACCCGGCGTTTTCGACGGCACGCAGACCGTGCGCTTCGAACGCCTGCTGCCCGGCCCGATCGAGCGCGTGTGGGCGTATCTGACGGAATCCGACAAGCGCAGCCAGTGGCTCGCATCCGGCGCGATGCCGCCGCTGACGGGCGGCGACTTCATGATGCATTTCGATCACTCGCGGCTGTCCGCGACGCAAGAAGTTCCGCCGGAGCCATACCGGCAGTACGCGGGCGGACACGAATCGCTGCATCGACTGTTACGCTTCGAGCCGCCTCACGTACTCGGGTTCACGTGGGGCAGCATTCAGGACAATCTTTCCGAAGTGACTTTCGAACTGTCGGAAGCGGGCGATCAGGTGAAGCTCGTGCTCACGCATCGCAACCTGTCCGGGCGCGACGAGCAACTCGACGTCGGCCCCGGCTGGCACAGCCATCTCGACGTGCTGAGCGAGCGTCTGAACGGCGGCGCGCCTGCATCGTTCTGGACGCTCTTCGAGAAGATCAAGGCGCGCTACGACGCACTGTGA
- a CDS encoding PLP-dependent aminotransferase family protein gives MDYGLLMSSFASQSAERKLTQQSLLYESLRHAILNGDIRHGSQLVPTRALAEQLGIARNSVLYAYERLAEEGFIAASRHGSIVSCVALPAASAEAASTTPVSALSRRVAGLPRERGARGTQSPFQAGVPALDEFPVAQWRASMERAWRSVDARDLGYGYHAGHPSLRRAVTEYVRVSRGVRCTAEQVFITSGTHTSLDLCARMLADPGDTAWLENPGYQGARIAFQSAGLNIVPIPVDAAGLAPTEQHWQRTPPRLVYITPSHQYPLGSVLGLERRWSIIDSIVERGAWIIEDDYDSELRHSGPPLPSVQGLRDAAPVVYLGTFSKTMFPALRIGFMIVPASLAPEIGGVIGEMSRQGRVADQVALADFIESGKYARHLRRMRRIYQQRREAMVSAIYTHMNDLVTVSSDGSGMHLTMRLDAPLQDRDVSFALREQGIAVSPLSTYCHEGEDAERFNGFMLGYAGVRPDKADRLIAELGTAIRSLIRGN, from the coding sequence TTGGACTACGGGCTGTTGATGTCGAGCTTCGCGAGCCAGTCGGCGGAACGTAAGCTCACGCAGCAATCGCTGCTTTACGAAAGCCTGCGCCACGCCATCCTGAACGGCGACATTCGCCACGGCAGTCAGCTTGTGCCGACGCGTGCGCTCGCCGAGCAACTCGGCATCGCGCGCAACTCGGTGCTGTACGCGTATGAACGGCTCGCCGAAGAAGGCTTCATCGCGGCGAGCCGTCACGGCTCGATCGTCAGTTGTGTCGCGCTGCCTGCCGCGAGTGCGGAAGCCGCGAGCACCACGCCCGTCAGCGCGCTGTCGCGGCGGGTCGCCGGATTGCCGCGCGAGCGCGGCGCGCGCGGCACGCAATCGCCGTTTCAGGCAGGTGTGCCCGCGCTCGACGAATTTCCCGTTGCGCAATGGCGCGCATCGATGGAACGCGCATGGCGCTCCGTCGATGCCCGCGATCTCGGCTACGGTTATCACGCGGGTCATCCGTCGCTCCGGCGCGCAGTGACCGAATACGTGCGCGTGTCGCGCGGCGTGCGCTGCACGGCGGAGCAGGTGTTCATCACGTCGGGCACGCATACGAGTCTCGACCTGTGCGCGCGCATGCTCGCCGATCCCGGCGATACCGCATGGCTCGAAAATCCCGGCTATCAAGGCGCGAGAATCGCGTTCCAGTCGGCGGGACTGAACATCGTGCCGATTCCCGTCGACGCCGCCGGCCTCGCGCCCACCGAACAGCACTGGCAGCGCACGCCGCCGCGCCTCGTCTACATCACGCCGTCGCATCAGTATCCGCTCGGCAGCGTGCTGGGCCTGGAGCGGCGCTGGTCGATCATCGACAGCATCGTCGAGCGCGGCGCATGGATCATCGAAGACGACTACGACAGCGAGCTGCGCCACAGCGGCCCTCCGCTGCCATCGGTGCAAGGGCTGCGCGACGCCGCGCCCGTCGTCTATCTCGGCACCTTCAGCAAGACGATGTTCCCCGCGCTGCGCATCGGCTTCATGATCGTTCCCGCGAGCCTCGCGCCGGAAATCGGCGGCGTGATCGGCGAGATGTCGCGGCAAGGGCGCGTCGCGGATCAGGTTGCGCTCGCCGACTTCATCGAAAGCGGCAAATACGCGCGCCACTTGCGGCGCATGCGCCGTATCTATCAGCAGCGGCGCGAAGCGATGGTCAGCGCGATCTACACGCACATGAACGACCTCGTGACGGTTTCGTCCGACGGCAGCGGCATGCATCTGACGATGCGTCTCGATGCGCCACTGCAGGACCGCGATGTGAGCTTCGCGCTGCGCGAGCAGGGCATTGCGGTTTCGCCGTTGAGCACGTATTGCCATGAGGGCGAAGACGCCGAACGCTTCAACGGCTTCATGCTCGGCTACGCGGGCGTGCGTCCCGACAAGGCCGACCGGCTGATCGCGGAACTCGGCACGGCGATCCGTTCTCTGATTCGAGGCAACTGA
- a CDS encoding GNAT family N-acetyltransferase, producing MTEAIKIRPVVPADYEAWLPLWDGYNRFYGRFDDTALPRDITQLTWARFFDGLEPMHAMVAERADGKLVGLVHYLYHRSTLMMGPTCYLHDLFTLDSERGKGVGRALIEAVYAAAKAAHAERVYWLTHESNRTAMQLYDKVADLSGFVVYRKPL from the coding sequence GTGACCGAAGCCATCAAGATCCGCCCCGTCGTTCCCGCCGACTACGAAGCATGGCTGCCGCTATGGGACGGCTACAACCGCTTTTATGGCCGCTTCGACGATACGGCGCTGCCGCGCGACATCACGCAGCTCACGTGGGCGCGTTTCTTCGACGGACTCGAGCCGATGCACGCGATGGTGGCCGAACGCGCGGACGGCAAGCTGGTGGGCCTCGTGCATTATCTGTATCACCGCAGCACGTTGATGATGGGTCCGACGTGCTATCTGCACGATCTGTTCACGCTGGATTCCGAGCGCGGCAAAGGCGTGGGCCGCGCATTGATCGAAGCCGTCTATGCAGCGGCGAAGGCCGCGCACGCCGAGCGCGTGTACTGGCTCACGCACGAAAGCAATCGCACGGCCATGCAGCTCTATGACAAGGTTGCGGATCTGTCGGGCTTCGTCGTGTATCGCAAGCCGCTTTAG
- a CDS encoding DUF3501 family protein, which translates to MSIARNSLLSLENYAKTRKTMREQVIEHKKRRIVRLGNHLTFLFEDELTIRYQIQEMLHIEKIFDEDGIQGELEAYLPLVPDGSNFKATMQIEYENEVERRAALARLIGVEDSVFMKVDGEEPVYAIADEDLERENNEKTSAVHFVRFELTPAIKTRLRDGAALLIGCDHPNYPVDVQAIPDDVRQSLIKDLA; encoded by the coding sequence ATGAGCATCGCGAGGAACTCCCTGCTGTCGCTGGAAAACTATGCGAAGACGCGCAAGACGATGCGCGAGCAGGTCATCGAGCACAAGAAGCGCCGCATCGTCAGGCTCGGCAATCACCTGACGTTCCTGTTCGAAGACGAGCTGACGATCCGCTATCAGATCCAGGAGATGCTGCACATCGAGAAGATCTTCGACGAAGACGGCATACAGGGCGAGCTCGAAGCGTATCTGCCGCTCGTGCCGGACGGCAGCAACTTCAAGGCGACGATGCAGATCGAGTACGAGAACGAAGTGGAGCGGCGCGCCGCGCTGGCGCGTCTGATCGGCGTCGAAGACAGCGTGTTCATGAAGGTGGACGGCGAAGAACCCGTTTATGCCATCGCCGACGAAGACCTCGAACGCGAGAACAACGAAAAGACTTCAGCCGTGCATTTCGTGCGTTTCGAACTGACGCCTGCGATAAAGACGCGCCTGCGCGACGGCGCGGCCTTGCTGATCGGTTGCGATCATCCGAACTATCCGGTCGACGTGCAGGCGATTCCCGACGACGTGCGCCAGTCGCTGATCAAGGATCTCGCCTAA
- a CDS encoding heterodisulfide reductase-related iron-sulfur binding cluster yields MPHKEGSLEAPIRHPLDWQSDAFYDQDAIDQELTRVFDICAGCRRCVSLCGAFPTLFDLVDETDTGEAHEVDKTKFGAVVDQCYLCDLCYMTKCPYVPPHHWNVDFPHLMLRAKAAAYKRGEVGLRDKFLSNTDALGTFAGIPIVTQTVNAVNHTGAARDLMEKALGVDKNAWLPDFAARKFRSAAKKSPQAQAKDGERTPGKVAIYATCYVNFNEPGIGHDLLAVLAHNDIPYELVSSEACCGMPLLEQGNLDGVAAKKEKNMPVLARYARDGYAIIGAIPSCVLMYKHELPLMFPDDADARAVSEAFWDPFEYFVARHRDGLLKTDFNTPLGKVSYHVPCHARVQNIGRKTSETFALVPDTQVTVVERCSGHAGTFGVKKEFHAMAMKIGTPVFKAMAQPQPDYISSDCQLAGHHIEQGFDENSLPKTQLAHPLTLLRKAYGL; encoded by the coding sequence ATGCCTCACAAGGAAGGCAGCCTCGAGGCGCCGATTCGCCATCCGCTCGACTGGCAATCGGACGCTTTCTACGATCAGGATGCGATCGATCAGGAGTTGACGCGCGTATTCGACATCTGCGCCGGATGCAGGCGTTGCGTGTCGCTGTGCGGCGCATTCCCGACGCTATTCGATCTGGTCGACGAAACAGACACAGGCGAGGCGCATGAAGTCGACAAGACGAAGTTCGGCGCCGTGGTCGATCAATGCTATCTGTGCGACCTGTGCTACATGACGAAGTGCCCGTATGTGCCGCCGCATCACTGGAACGTGGATTTTCCGCATCTGATGCTGCGCGCGAAGGCAGCCGCATACAAGCGCGGCGAAGTCGGTCTGCGTGACAAGTTCCTGTCGAACACCGACGCGCTCGGCACGTTCGCGGGCATTCCCATCGTCACGCAGACGGTCAACGCGGTGAATCACACGGGCGCGGCGCGCGACCTGATGGAAAAGGCGCTCGGCGTCGACAAGAACGCGTGGCTGCCCGATTTCGCGGCGCGCAAGTTCCGCAGCGCCGCGAAGAAATCGCCGCAAGCGCAGGCGAAGGACGGCGAGCGCACGCCCGGCAAGGTCGCGATCTATGCCACCTGCTACGTGAACTTCAACGAACCGGGCATCGGCCATGATCTGCTCGCCGTGCTCGCGCACAACGACATTCCATACGAACTCGTATCGAGCGAAGCGTGTTGCGGCATGCCGCTGCTGGAGCAAGGCAATCTCGACGGCGTCGCTGCGAAGAAAGAGAAGAACATGCCGGTGCTCGCACGTTATGCGCGCGACGGCTACGCGATCATCGGCGCGATTCCGAGTTGCGTGCTGATGTACAAGCACGAACTGCCGCTGATGTTTCCCGACGACGCCGACGCGCGCGCCGTCAGCGAAGCATTCTGGGATCCGTTCGAATACTTCGTCGCGCGTCATCGCGACGGTCTGCTGAAGACCGACTTCAATACGCCGCTCGGCAAGGTGTCGTATCACGTGCCGTGTCATGCGCGCGTGCAGAACATCGGCCGCAAGACGTCGGAGACGTTCGCGCTCGTACCCGACACGCAGGTGACTGTGGTCGAGCGCTGTTCGGGTCACGCGGGCACGTTCGGCGTGAAGAAGGAATTTCACGCGATGGCGATGAAGATCGGCACGCCCGTCTTCAAGGCAATGGCGCAGCCGCAGCCCGATTACATCTCGTCGGATTGCCAGCTCGCGGGGCATCATATCGAACAGGGCTTCGACGAAAACAGCTTGCCGAAAACACAGCTCGCACATCCGCTGACGCTGTTGCGCAAGGCGTACGGCCTTTGA
- a CDS encoding rubrerythrin family protein, whose translation MSQLKGSKTEENLKAAFAGESQANRRYLYFAAKADVEGQNDVAALFRSTAEGETGHAHGHLEYLEVVGDPATGLPFGSSRQNLQAAIAGETHEYTDMYPGMAKTARDEGFDEIANWFETLAKAERSHANRYTKALEALVD comes from the coding sequence ATGTCGCAACTCAAGGGTTCGAAGACGGAGGAGAATCTGAAGGCCGCATTCGCGGGCGAATCGCAGGCTAACCGCCGCTATCTGTATTTCGCGGCCAAGGCCGATGTCGAGGGACAGAACGACGTCGCGGCGCTATTCCGTTCGACGGCGGAAGGCGAGACGGGCCACGCGCATGGCCACCTCGAGTATCTCGAAGTCGTGGGCGATCCGGCAACGGGATTGCCGTTCGGTTCGTCGCGTCAGAACCTGCAGGCGGCCATCGCGGGCGAAACGCACGAATACACCGACATGTATCCCGGCATGGCCAAGACGGCGCGCGATGAGGGCTTCGACGAAATCGCGAACTGGTTCGAAACGCTGGCGAAGGCGGAGCGCAGCCACGCGAATCGTTATACGAAGGCGCTGGAGGCACTGGTCGATTGA
- a CDS encoding DUF3564 domain-containing protein gives MRLTILINGSDPTVNHDYAVLWLDTDEGRWSREAHDGIDLPPWGELHDEDGVTKLCAPSADAPLCTLNGLHVDPRQRVSSVQGSAAWSSDRTHALMSGYWRLQAVDRLPVHAEHSVFGR, from the coding sequence ATGCGGCTCACGATACTGATCAACGGTTCGGACCCCACCGTCAATCACGACTACGCCGTGCTCTGGCTCGACACCGACGAAGGTCGATGGTCGAGAGAAGCACATGATGGGATCGACCTGCCCCCCTGGGGCGAACTTCATGACGAGGACGGCGTCACCAAACTCTGCGCACCAAGCGCGGACGCACCTTTATGCACGTTGAATGGCTTGCACGTCGACCCGCGGCAACGGGTCAGTTCAGTACAAGGCAGCGCGGCGTGGTCGTCGGACCGCACGCACGCGCTGATGAGCGGCTACTGGCGCCTGCAGGCCGTCGACCGCTTGCCCGTTCACGCCGAACACAGCGTATTCGGACGCTGA
- a CDS encoding DNA/RNA non-specific endonuclease, with protein sequence MKKWLVSLLIVVASHAGHAWAATSCTDFTPNAQWPVVTNAKMTPKSRMLCYSDFAVLHSGITHGPLWSAEHLTRDHIEAAKDMTRTNKFFEDARLPEGEGATLADYKRSGFDRGHMSPAGNRWNAEAMAQSFSLANVVPQNRENNQRLWSRLETAVRRIAVKYDDTYVVTGPMFIGAQLQTIGPTRVFVPTQLFKVVYVPSRKLAFAIVADNVATNSYEVKSVHELEAMSGIRFPGIPENLKDQRPGGLKGV encoded by the coding sequence ATGAAGAAGTGGTTAGTCAGCCTGCTTATCGTGGTTGCGAGTCACGCGGGCCACGCATGGGCGGCAACGTCATGCACGGATTTCACGCCCAACGCCCAATGGCCCGTCGTGACGAACGCGAAGATGACGCCGAAGTCGCGCATGCTGTGCTACTCGGACTTCGCCGTTCTGCATTCGGGCATTACGCACGGTCCGTTATGGTCCGCCGAGCATCTGACGCGCGATCACATCGAGGCCGCGAAAGACATGACGCGCACCAACAAGTTCTTCGAAGATGCGCGTCTGCCGGAGGGCGAAGGCGCCACGCTCGCCGACTACAAACGCAGCGGCTTCGATCGCGGCCACATGAGCCCGGCTGGCAACCGCTGGAACGCGGAAGCAATGGCACAGTCGTTTTCGCTCGCGAACGTCGTGCCGCAAAATCGCGAGAACAACCAGCGCCTGTGGTCGCGCCTCGAAACGGCCGTACGCAGGATCGCCGTGAAATACGACGACACGTACGTCGTCACGGGCCCGATGTTCATCGGCGCGCAGTTGCAGACCATCGGACCGACGCGCGTGTTCGTGCCGACGCAGCTTTTCAAGGTCGTCTACGTGCCGTCCAGGAAGCTCGCGTTCGCGATCGTCGCGGACAACGTGGCCACCAATAGCTACGAGGTGAAGTCGGTGCACGAACTCGAAGCGATGAGCGGGATTCGCTTTCCGGGCATTCCGGAAAATCTCAAGGACCAGCGTCCGGGAGGGCTGAAAGGTGTTTAA